A genomic window from Engraulis encrasicolus isolate BLACKSEA-1 chromosome 14, IST_EnEncr_1.0, whole genome shotgun sequence includes:
- the epha8 gene encoding ephrin type-A receptor 8, with protein sequence MASDPGLLLLLLWTISLQVQGSRETGANEVNLLDTSLISGDWGWLTYPSHGWDAINEMDEYFTPIHTYQVCNVMSPSQNNWLRTNWIPREGARRIYIEIKFTLRDCNSMPGVLGTCKETFNLYYYEVDRDLGRATIWENQYVKIDTIAADESFTGVDLGVRRLKLNTEVRGVGPLSRRGFYLAFQDIGACIAVVSVRVYYKRCQGVARGLAVFTDVVTGADSSSLVEVRGECVDHAEERDTPKMYCSAEGEWLVPIGRCVCSAGFQEHREACIACEVGYYKPTAGDQPCEKCPIHSHSETRAALTCPCDANFYRAPLDTPAAPCTRPPSAPINVISSVNGTSVSLEWASPMDSGGRSDVLYNVSCQRCAQDWSQCEDCSTAMGMAGGGPLSFGQGVASLGVSSVGGSVVKMGGGGGGAGVVARTGTPLIRFIPQQTGLIEPLVTVLNLAAHANYTFRILALNGVSRLSNEPTRFTTVNVTTNQAAPSQVLAIRQENASQNSVILLWQEPDQPNGVILEYDIKYYEKDNELQSFSTIKSKNTSAKVSGLKPGTRYVFQVRARTSAGCGRFSQSVEIQTGKAVPLRYDTMTIIWICLALVIGLVTFLAVVICRKRQEEHCGYSKAFQDSDEEKMHYQNGHVSFPEARFYIDPHTYEDPCQAVHEFAREIEASRIKIEKIIGSGEFGEVCYGRMKLPGKRDIPVALKTLKAGYSEKQRRDFLSEASIMAQFDHPNVIRLEGVVTRSKPVMIITEYMENGSLDSFLRRHDGQFTVIQLVGLLRGIAAGMTYLADLGYVHRDLAARNILVNSNLVCKVSDFGLSRVLEDDPDAAYTTSGGKIPIRWTAPEAIAYRKFSSASDVWSYGVVMWEVMSYGERPYWNLTNRDVIKSVEEGYRLPSPMGCPVALHTLMLDCWQKDRNERPKFCQIVTVLDKLIRNPENLKSMDTMCRLNSPLMNRPNPDFSTCRSVGDWLDTIKMSRYKDHFAVGGYHTLGHVMGMNQQDIQRLGITLMGHQKKIMTSVQVMRAQVLNNSVPSVHV encoded by the exons TGGGACGCCATCAATGAGATGGACGAGTACTTCACGCCCATCCACACCTACCAGGTGTGCAACGTGATGAGCCCCAGCCAGAACAACTGGCTGCGCACCAACTGGATCCCGCGTGAGGGCGCCCGGCGCATCTACATCGAGATCAAGTTCACGCTGCGCGACTGCAACAGCATGCCCGGCGTGCTGGGCACCTGCAAGGAGACCTTCAACCTCTACTACTACGAGGTGGACCGCGACCTGGGCCGCGCCACCATCTGGGAGAACCAGTACGTCAAGATCGACACCATCGCCGCCGACGAGAGCTTCACGGGCGTGGACCTGGGCGTGCGGCGGCTCAAGCTCAACACCGAGGTGCGCGGCGTGGGCCCGCTGTCGCGCCGCGGCTTCTACCTGGCCTTCCAGGACATCGGCGCCTGCATCGCCGTGGTGTCGGTGCGCGTCTACTACAAGCGCTGCCAGGGCGTGGCGCGGGGGCTGGCCGTCTTCACCGACGTGGTGACGGGGGCCGACTCGTCCTCGCTGGTGGAGGTGCGCGGCGAGTGCGTGGACCACGCCGAGGAGAGGGACACGCCCAAGATGTACTGCAGCGCCGAGGGCGAGTGGCTGGTGCCCATCGGCCGGTGTGTCTGCAGCGCCGGCTTCCAGGAGCACCGCGAGGCCTGCATCG caTGTGAAGTGGGCTACTACAAACCCACAGCGGGGGACCAGCCTTGTGAGAAGTGCCCGATCCACAGCCACTCAGAAACCAGAGCTGCCCTCACCTGCCCCTGCGATGCCAACTTCTACCGCGCCCCACTGGACACCCCGGCGGCTCCCTGTACAA GACCGCCGTCGGCCCCAATTAACGTGATATCCTCAGTAAACGGCACCTCGGTGAGCCTGGAGTGGGCCTCCCCTATGGACAGTGGAGGGCGCAGTGACGTCTTGTACAATGTGTCCTGCCAGCGCTGTGCCCAGGACTGGAGCCAGTGCGAGGACTGCAGCACAGCGATGGGCATGGCAGGAGGCGGCCCATTGTCCTTCGGGCAGGGTGTGGCGAGTCTTGGTGTGAGCAGCGTGGGTGGGAGTGTGGTGaagatggggggaggaggaggaggggccggTGTGGTGGCTCGGACCGGGACACCGCTGATCCGATTCATCCCGCAACAGACCGGACTCATCGAACCGCTGGTGACCGTCCTCAACCTGGCGGCGCACGCCAACTACACGTTCCGCATCCTCGCCCTGAACGGGGTGTCACGTCTCAGCAACGAGCCCACACGGTTCACCACCGTCAATGTCACCACTAACCAGGCAG cTCCATCTCAGGTGCTTGCCATCCGTCAAGAGAATGCCAGCCAGAACAGTGTCATCCTGCTGTGGCAGGAGCCAGATCAGCCCAACGGCGTAATACTGGAGTATGACATCAAGTATTATGAAAAG GACAATGAGCTTCAGAGTTTCTCGACCATCAAGTCCAAGAACACCAGTGCAAAGGTCTCCGGGCTGAAGCCTGGCACGCGCTACGTCTTTCAGGTGCGAGCCAGGACCTCAGCGGGCTGCGGGCGTTTCAGCCAATCGGTGGAGATCCAGACGGGCAAAGCAG TCCCTCTGCGCTACGACACGATGACCATCATCTGGATCTGCCTAGCGCTGGTGATCGGCCTGGTCACCTTCTTGGCCGTTGTCATCTGCAGAAAACGGCAAGAGGA ACACTGCGGTTATAGCAAGGCCTTCCAAGACTCTGATGAAGAGAAGATGCACTACCAAAATGGCCACG TATCATTTCCTGAAGCCAGGTTCTATATTGATCCCCACACGTATGAGGACCCATGCCAAGCCGTGCATGAGTTTGCCAGGGAAATTGAAGCCTCCCGGATCAAAATTGAGAAAATCATAGGCTCAG GGGAGTTTGGGGAGGTGTGTTATGGCCGTATGAAGCTCCCAGGAAAGAGAGACATCCCTGTGGCCTTGAAGACGCTGAAGGCCGGCTACAgcgagaagcagaggagagactTCCTGAGCGAGGCCAGCATAATGGCACAGTTTGACCACCCCAATGTCATCCGTCTAGAGGGAGTGGTCACACGCA GCAAACCAGTCATGATTATTACAGAGTACATGGAAAATGGATCCCTGGACTCTTTCCTCAGG CGACACGATGGCCAGTTCACTGTCATACAGTTGGTGGGTCTTCTGCGAGGTATCGCAGCTGGGATGACTTATCTGGCTGACCTGGGCTATGTCCACCGAGATCTGGCTGCCCGCAACATCCTGGTCAATAGCAACCTGGTCTGCAAAGTGTCAGATTTTGGGCTCTCTCGCGTGCTGGAGGATGACCCAGATGCGGCCTATACGACAAGC GGAGGAAAGATTCCGATCCGCTGGACTGCTCCTGAGGCCATAGCATACAGGAAGTTCTCGTCGGCGAGTGACGTGTGGAGCTACGGAGTGGTCATGTGGGAGGTCATGTCATATGGAGAGCGGCCGTACTGGAACCTGACAAACAGAGAC GTGATAAAGTCAGTCGAGGAGGGCTACCGGCTGCCCTCACCCATGGGCTGCCCCGTCGCTCTTCACACGCTCATGCTGGACTGCTGGCAGAAGGATCGCAACGAGCGGCCCAAGTTCTGCCAGATCGTCACCGTTCTGGACAAGCTGATCCGCAACCCAGAAAACCTCAAATCAATGGACACAATGTGCAG actaaATAGTCCTTTGATGAACAGACCCAATCCTGATTTCAGCACCTGCAGATCGGTGGGAGACTGGCTGGACACCATTAAGATGAGTCGCTATAAGGACCACTTTGCCGTGGGGGGCTACCACACTCTGGGCCACGTCATGGGCATGAACCAGCA